The following proteins are co-located in the Silene latifolia isolate original U9 population chromosome 1, ASM4854445v1, whole genome shotgun sequence genome:
- the LOC141646519 gene encoding uncharacterized protein LOC141646519, whose protein sequence is MTAVKLNNHNRFSPLEKNSASSSATVAKNALLGNSRAGSSQLGPKVPTFRGPNSAEATKVRSLHEMQGIPVLNLSEEEEINSQDRWVLRRNGKDQPIMEPIAEEEELVELLHFTSEDIQPEGSRDALLKSGYYLFDNKPIVIKPWEVSSELEKGKVDVVPIAGLVGNFVQLDGPTVDKVQLSYARVLVELKMDQSLPDVVKFLDEHGKVVNVSVSYEWKPITCTSCTGIGHLATQCRKPGPKKGKKQGPGSVPKSKNVSQQVWRPIQKAQTGVQSPTILTPEAFPPLGQVKMTHVVKSTPAKQIMRINRQGALAGVRLSGKFSPYTFADVLVNNATPGGGVVESGKDPPFLAYNAQYIHMFVQSQTDGRKFYLTMIYASNDLHERVELWDFLKQVATNCTDPWLWLGDFNTVLSPVERLGGNTTEIEMEQFQECVSLCCMDDISATGALYTWSNKKAASDRVYSRLDRAMGNLEWMAIYGDYIAHFHPEGPFDHCPCTVVHRRADLGGKRNFKYFNMWGTAAEFKPSVLHVWSRSFPGTKMFGVIKKLKALKPVLKRLNTACFSDIENTTTIASLALANIQQALVDNPEDVNLIQPELDLARDLKELTVARDSFLSQKAKVQWSIERDLNTAYFHHAIKKRTMMNKVFQIEDKDGRLCTEGADIQMAFLDYYQVLLGSHTQTLSVQQHVVTGGPCCTEEHWLILAQPVTIEEVKQCIFSIPNGKSPGPDGYSSQFYKDAWDIIGDEVGATVINFFEAGRLLTQVNSTVITLIPKMDRPTSVKHFRPISCCNVLYKAISKIMCNRLARILPDIISRNQGAFVKGRSILENILICQDLIRLYNRGMVSPRCMFKLDLQKAYDSIEWQFVDQMLDALNFPEHFGKLIMLCLTTPSYTLNLNGSHFGYFHGKRGLRQGDPISPLIFCICMEYLTRVMEYATSRWYFRYHPLCKSLKLTYLLFADDLLMFCKGDIRSIMLLLRALSTFSATSGLRVNASKSEVVFNGVPNEVRMDVVQVSGFQQWVLPFKYLGVPIQPGRLSKADCHILLDKVVHKIRGIGARKLSYAGRLVLINSVLNTLHNYWASIFLIPKGVIRKVEAICRNFFWSGESEYHRVPLIAGEKICCRKKEGGLDIKSAEVWNKATVGKLFNWIHTKADRLWVLWIDHVYLKGADWHSYQPPPDSNWNWRNICKVKDLLNSGFVGGHWQSDARGYSIQSGYYWLQGPHPLVQWYNSVWATWNIPKHSLVGWMVKHQGLQLRDKLFQLQICDSNSCVNCEQATETHEHLFGSCVYSSQIIDGVEQWLCRRLSGSNLNCTKLQKLVVRMTLMATWYCIWKQRNECRLSLTLATPRRVIKEIQSIVKARILQKIQTIIPQRDKEWLLSLDIHV, encoded by the exons ATGACAGCCGTTAAGCTCAATAACCATAACCGTTTTTCGCCTTTAGAAAAAAATTCGGCTTCATCTTCGGCTACTGTTGCTAAGAATGCGTTGCTGGGTAATTCTAGAGCAGGATCTTCACAGCTGGGACCTAAAGTTCCTACCTTTAGGGGTCCTAATTCTGCAGAAGCTACAAAGGTGCGATCTTTACATGAGATGCAGGGGATTCCTGTTCTTAACCTGTCTGAGGAAGAAGAGATCAATTCCCAGGATAGGTGGGTGCTTAGACGAAATGGTAAAGATCAACCGATCATGGAGCCTATTGCAGAGGAGGAAGAGTTGGTGGAGCTGCTTCATTTTACATCAGAGGACATACAACCTGAG GGTAGTAGGGATGCTTTGTTAAAATCTGGGTATTAtttgtttgataataaacctATTGTTATTAAACCCTGGGAAGTTTCGTCTGAATTAGAGAAGGGTAAGGTTGATGTGGTCCCT ATAGCTGGTCTTGTGGGGAACTTTGTTCAATTGGATGGACCTACTGTTGATAAAGTTCAGTTAAGCTATGCGAGGGTTTTGGTAGAATTGAAAATGGATCAAAGTTTGCCTGATGTGGTTAAGTTTCTAGATGAACATGGCAAGGTGGTTAATGTTTCTGTTTCTTATGAGTGGAAACCTATTACCTGTACTAGTTGTACTGGTATAGGTCATCTTGCTACACAGTGCAGGAAGCCTGGTCCTAAAAAAGGGAAGAAGCAGGGTCCAGGAAGTGTACCTAAATCAAAAAATGTTTCACAACAAGTTTGGAGGCCAATTCAGAAAGCTCAGACTGGTGTTCAATCCCCTACTATTCTTACACCTGAGGCTTTCCCTCCTTTGGGTCAGGTTAAAATGACGCATGTAGTCAAATCTACACCTGCTAAGCAGATTATGAGGATTAATAGGCAAGGGGCGTTGGCTGGTGTCAGATTGTCTGGGAAATTTAGCCCATATACCTTTGCTGATGTCTTGGTTAATAATGCTACTCCTGGAGGGGGAGTGGTTGAGAGTGGTAAGGACCCTCCA TTCTTGGCTTATAATGCTCAATATATCCATATGTTTGTACAGTCTCAAACTGATGGTAGGAAGTTTTATTTGACAATGATTTATGCTTCTAATGACTTACATGAAAGGGTGGAGCTGTGGGATTTTCTTAAACAAGTGGCTACTAATTGTACTGACCCTTGGCTCTGGCTTGGTGATTTTAATACTGTTCTTTCTCCTGTTGAAAGACTTGGTGGAAACACTACTGAGATTGAAATGGAACAGTTTCAAGAATGTGTCTCTTTATGTTGTATGGATGACATTTCTGCTACAGGGGCACTTTACACCTGGTCTAATAAGAAGGCTGCTTCTGATAGAGTGTATAGCAGATTGGACAGGGCAATGGGGAATCTTGAATGGATGGCTATCTATGGTGATTATATTGCACATTTTCATCCTGAGGGTCCTTTTGATCATTGTCCTTGTACTGTGGTGCATAGGAGAGCTGATTTGGGAGGAAAAAGAAATTTTaagtatttcaatatgtggggcACAGCTGCTGAATTCAAACCTAGTGTGCTTCATGTTTGGAGTAGATCTTTTCCTGGCACTAAAATGTTTGGAGTAATTAAGAAGTTAAAAGCTCTCAAACCAGTTCTGAAGAGGTTAAATACTGCTTGCTTTTCTGATATTGAAAACACTACTACTATTGCTAGTTTGGCTTTGGCTAATATTCAGCAAGCTTTGGTGGACAATCCTGAGGATGTAAATCTAATTCAACCGGAACTGGACTTAGCTAGGGATCTTAAGGAGCTTACTGTGGCAAGGGATAGTTTCTTATCTCAGAAAGCTAAAGTCCAATGGTCTATTGAGAGAGATTTAAACACTGCTTATTTCCATCATGCCATTAAAAAAAGAACTATGATGAATAAGGTTTTCCAAATTGAGGATAAGGATGGGAGGCTTTGTACTGAGGGAGCTGATATCCAGATGGCTTTCTTGGATTATTACCAGGTTCTGCTGGGTTCTCATACTCAGACTCTTTCTGTACAGCAGCATGTGGTGACTGGTGGTCCTTGCTGTACTGAGGAACACTGGCTCATTCTAGCCCAGCCAGTTACTATAGAAGAGGTTAAACAATGCATCTTCAGTATTCCTAATGGTAAATCTCCTGGGCCTGATGGCTACTCAAGTCAATTCTATAAGGATGCATGGGATATTATAGGAGATGAGGTTGGAGCTACTGTTATCAACTTTTTTGAGGCTGGGAGGCTTTTGACTCAGGTTAACTCAACTGTTATCACTTTAATCCCTAAAATGGATAGACCTACAAGTGTTAAACACTTCAGGCCCATCTCTTGCTGTAATGTCCTCTATAAGGCAATTTCCAAGATTATGTGCAATAGACTAGCAAGGATCTTACCAGACATTATTAGTAGGAATCAAGGAGCTTTTGTTAAGGGGAGGAGTATACTTGAAAACATACTCATTTGTCAAGATCTGATTAGATTGTATAATAGAGGTATGGTTTCACCAAGATGTATGTTCAAGCTTGACTTACAGAAGGCCTATGATTCAATTGAGTGGCAGTTTGTGGACCAAATGTTAGATGCTCTTAACTTTCCTGAGCATTTTGGGAAGTTGATTATGCTGTGCCTTACTACTCCATCTTATACTCTCAATTTAAATGGTTCACACTTTGGATATTTTCATGGCAAAAGAGGATTGAGGCAGGGAGATCCTATTTCTCCTCTCATTTTTTGCATTTGTATGGAGTACTTGACTAGGGTTATGGAGTATGCCACTAGCAGATGGTATTTTAGATATCATCCTCTTTGTAAGAGCCTGAAGTTGACATATCTTCTTTTTGCTGATGACTTGCTTATGTTCTGTAAGGGTGATATCAGGTCAATTATGCTTCTACTGAGGGCCTTATCTACTTTCTCTGCAACTTCTGGCTTGAGGGTCAATGCTTCTAAGTCAGAGGTGGTGTTTAATGGGGTCCCTAATGAGGTGAGAATGGATGTAGTTCAGGTTTCAGGATTCCAACAATGGGTGTTACCCTTCAAATATTTGGGAGTGCCCATCCAACCTGGCAGATTGTCTAAAGCTGATTGTCATATACTTTTGGATAAGGTGGTTCATAAGATCAGAGGCATTGGTGCAAGGAAATTAAGCTATGCAGGCAGGCTTGTTTTAATCAACTCTGTGTTAAATACTCTCCATAATTATTGGGCTTCTATATTTCTTATCCCTAAAGGTGTTATTAGAAAAGTTGAAGCAATTTGTAGAAATTTCTTTTGGAGTGGGGAGTCTGAATATCACAGGGTACCTCTGATAGCTGGAGAGAAAATTTGTTGCAGGAAGAAGGAAGGTGGACTAGATATAAAAAGTGCAGAGGTGTGGAATAAGGCTACTGTTGGTAAATTATTCAACTGGATACATACTAAAGCTGACAGGTTGTGGGTTCTATGGATTGATCATGTCTATCTAAAAGGAGCTGACTGGCATAGCTATCAACCTCCTCCTGATTCCAATTGGAACTGGAGGAATATCTGTAAAGTTAAGGATCTTCTGAATTCTGGTTTTGTGGGTGGTCACTGGCAGTCTGATGCTAGGGGATACTCAATTCAATCTGGTTACTACTGGTTGCAAGGTCCACACCCCCTAGTCCAGTGGTATAATAGTGTTTGGGCTACTTGGAACATACCTAAGCATTCTTTAGTTGGATGGATGGTTAAGCATCAGGGTCTGCAGCTGAGGGATAAGCTATTCCAGCTGCAGATTTGTGACAGCAACAGTTGTGTGAATTGTGAGCAAGCTACTGAGACACATGAGCATCTGTTTGGCAGCTGTGTGTATAGTTCACAGATTATTGATGGGGTTGAACAATGGTTATGCAGGAGGTTATCTGGTTCTAATCTGAACTGTACAAAGTTGCAGAAACTTGTGGTTAGGATGACATTAATGGCTACTTGGTATTGTATCTGGAAACAAAGAAATGAATGCAGGCTCTCCTTAACACTAGCTACACCAAGAAGAGTGATTAAGGAGATTCAATCTATAGTAAAGGCGCGAATTCTTCAGAAAATTCAGACTATTATCCCTCAAAGGGATAAGGAGTGGCTACTTAGTTTGGATATTCATGTTTAA